In Desulfomonile tiedjei DSM 6799, a genomic segment contains:
- a CDS encoding TonB-dependent receptor — MRDSTTLLYIIVVWFVLTLTCSFGPALTTVNAQQRSSSETAQNLPTEQLAPVEIEAPRQDRRQSQARTGTTDGGFGTGDPIPSGQPGSDYPLTPGEVVSTGGRPQNLANVPAAVSIVPNRGVESLGYIGVPNMIQGQPGVYTSGYSATPFDAAVVLRGFSNEPGNRVSLLYDGRTLNTPLGDANWMSIFPELIDRIEILRGDGTVQFGQKAIGGTINIIPKRPRQNPGTFWGAEIGSWQSDREWVASNMVYGPIAAGIFAGRFFTEGFRLYQGNGLDEEFVPRPGPWMLYNVQGSINWKITPNLTFEISQLLSDRRNGNATYVQQPQWGRRDIRDVAIFDYGFGMRLSPVWDGPTELWDAVTIGRLLYSGDRLGTFEAIYSYRRSDQRTTGISWFGLSDQRWIDSGLSFKYFRTDKYSVVTNELTVGSDLWDGKFGRESRQIVQTFGTNAVEHQAEQSGYRESLSYYVMNQTRFWDRLYVDLGYRIENYDLPDLYANDAARVVTNAKRIDRNKSASQWALGLVYDKELGSSTYYKHSRMYRFPEFYDMVNLGSFGLPPDPPFWLLDPEEGTLKEVGIRHWFNRNIYASATYYDLDMDNEILYGMDDAGNQRNVNVQNVSHVGLELEGLVKVTPSWTVKGNWTRQKVLVRSNFLPALTPLNGLTTEDKWLYQNPGEMGNFSLEYNNREWGFSGLITYHYIGSRYRINDPYNIAEPLEPAKWGDLAFSQTFLGDTVTLYFGIKNFSDAQYAIIGTKSAPSTSSPLGTSVPAAWYPNEGRTFYTGLKANMDFNRMKVPTREDLNRMQRRLYGSVQAGVDSVYGLGARFRTMANF; from the coding sequence ATGAGGGATTCAACTACTCTTCTCTATATCATAGTCGTTTGGTTCGTTTTAACGTTGACATGCTCCTTTGGCCCCGCACTAACAACGGTTAATGCACAGCAGAGATCGTCTTCAGAAACGGCACAGAATCTGCCGACAGAGCAGCTTGCTCCTGTAGAGATCGAAGCCCCGCGTCAGGATCGGCGGCAATCGCAAGCGAGAACCGGGACTACCGACGGGGGGTTTGGCACAGGCGATCCAATTCCTTCAGGCCAACCGGGTTCCGACTATCCACTTACTCCCGGTGAAGTGGTCTCCACAGGAGGGCGGCCTCAGAATCTCGCGAATGTACCCGCTGCAGTCAGTATCGTCCCGAACCGGGGCGTAGAATCGTTAGGGTACATAGGGGTTCCAAACATGATTCAAGGCCAGCCGGGTGTATATACGTCGGGCTATTCCGCTACACCTTTCGATGCCGCGGTTGTGTTGAGAGGTTTTTCCAATGAGCCGGGTAATAGAGTGTCCTTACTCTACGACGGTAGAACGCTGAACACTCCACTGGGTGACGCCAACTGGATGTCTATATTTCCCGAGTTGATCGATCGTATCGAAATACTAAGAGGAGACGGCACCGTTCAGTTCGGTCAGAAGGCGATAGGGGGAACCATCAACATCATCCCCAAGAGACCTCGGCAAAACCCCGGAACATTCTGGGGCGCAGAGATTGGCTCCTGGCAATCCGACAGAGAGTGGGTTGCGAGCAACATGGTGTATGGCCCGATAGCAGCGGGTATCTTCGCAGGCAGGTTCTTCACTGAGGGATTCCGGCTCTATCAAGGCAATGGATTGGACGAAGAGTTCGTTCCTCGGCCCGGCCCCTGGATGCTCTATAACGTGCAGGGCAGCATCAATTGGAAGATTACCCCTAATCTTACTTTTGAGATTTCTCAGTTGTTGTCGGATCGGCGGAACGGCAATGCCACATATGTGCAGCAACCCCAATGGGGAAGAAGGGATATCCGCGATGTGGCAATATTCGATTACGGGTTCGGAATGCGTTTGTCACCTGTGTGGGACGGCCCAACCGAGCTGTGGGACGCTGTGACCATCGGACGACTGCTCTATAGCGGTGATCGACTGGGTACCTTCGAGGCTATCTACAGTTATAGACGATCCGACCAGAGGACCACAGGAATAAGCTGGTTCGGCCTGTCGGACCAGCGCTGGATCGATTCGGGGCTCTCGTTCAAGTACTTCCGAACCGATAAATATTCTGTTGTGACGAACGAGTTAACCGTGGGGTCCGACCTGTGGGACGGCAAATTCGGCAGAGAATCAAGACAGATCGTTCAGACATTCGGCACCAACGCAGTCGAGCACCAGGCTGAACAGTCGGGCTACAGGGAATCCTTGAGCTATTACGTGATGAACCAGACCAGGTTCTGGGATCGGCTGTACGTGGACCTTGGGTATCGCATAGAGAACTACGATCTCCCCGATCTCTATGCAAACGATGCGGCACGGGTTGTCACGAATGCAAAGAGAATAGACAGGAACAAGAGTGCGTCTCAGTGGGCTCTGGGGCTTGTTTACGACAAAGAACTCGGTTCCAGCACATATTACAAGCATTCCAGAATGTACCGATTTCCCGAATTCTACGACATGGTAAACCTGGGGTCGTTCGGACTCCCGCCGGATCCGCCGTTTTGGCTGTTAGACCCGGAAGAAGGCACTTTGAAGGAAGTAGGAATACGTCACTGGTTTAACCGCAACATCTATGCAAGCGCAACGTATTACGACTTGGATATGGATAACGAGATTCTCTACGGAATGGATGACGCAGGAAACCAGAGAAACGTTAATGTTCAAAATGTCTCACATGTAGGTCTTGAGCTGGAAGGCCTTGTGAAAGTGACACCTTCCTGGACGGTAAAAGGAAACTGGACAAGGCAGAAGGTGCTTGTCCGAAGCAACTTCCTTCCGGCATTGACTCCTCTCAACGGTCTGACCACCGAAGACAAATGGCTGTACCAGAATCCGGGAGAGATGGGAAATTTTTCGCTGGAATACAATAACAGGGAATGGGGCTTCTCAGGCCTCATCACGTATCACTATATTGGAAGTCGTTATCGGATCAACGATCCGTACAACATAGCCGAACCTCTTGAACCCGCAAAATGGGGAGATCTGGCGTTTTCTCAGACCTTCCTTGGTGACACTGTCACACTCTATTTTGGAATCAAGAACTTCTCGGATGCGCAGTATGCGATCATTGGCACCAAGTCTGCCCCCAGCACTTCCAGCCCACTGGGAACCAGTGTTCCTGCCGCCTGGTATCCGAACGAGGGGCGCACCTTTTATACAGGGCTGAAAGCCAATATGGATTTCAACCGTATGAAAGTCCCGACACGTGAAGACTTGAACAGAATGCAAAGACGTCTGTACGGATCGGTGCAGGCTGGAGTCGACAGCGTCTATGGATTGGGAGCCAGATTCCGTACCATGGCCAACTTTTAG
- the cobO gene encoding cob(I)yrinic acid a,c-diamide adenosyltransferase, with amino-acid sequence MKKGLLMINTGNGKGKTTAALGLIFRAIGHDYRACLIQFIKGTRISGELVASDRFKDLLDVYVLGEGFTWNPKGMATHVEAARKGWSFAKGLILSSSYRLIVLDEFTYLLRYDVIDKCEVQDVLFNRPEGTHIMITGRDAPECLVEIADMVTDMKAVRHHFDFGVTAQCGIEF; translated from the coding sequence GTGAAAAAAGGACTTCTCATGATAAATACCGGTAACGGAAAGGGGAAGACTACAGCCGCTTTGGGGCTCATTTTTCGAGCTATCGGCCATGATTACCGCGCGTGCCTGATCCAGTTCATCAAAGGGACCAGAATAAGCGGCGAGTTGGTTGCGTCCGATCGTTTCAAGGATCTCCTGGACGTCTATGTTTTGGGAGAAGGGTTCACTTGGAACCCCAAAGGGATGGCAACGCATGTTGAAGCCGCAAGAAAAGGATGGTCCTTCGCAAAAGGACTCATTCTATCCTCGAGCTACCGGCTCATTGTCCTTGATGAGTTCACGTACCTTCTGAGATATGACGTCATAGATAAATGTGAGGTGCAAGACGTGCTTTTCAATCGTCCTGAAGGGACGCACATAATGATAACCGGTCGCGACGCCCCTGAATGCCTAGTGGAGATTGCCGATATGGTAACCGATATGAAAGCTGTGCGACACCATTTTGATTTCGGGGTAACCGCCCAATGTGGAATTGAGTTCTAG
- a CDS encoding cobaltochelatase subunit CobN: MGSKMRAFIAMQVCLAVGLCSQVCHANHIAFLVSDSDTLVVSQAVRGDALPKTLKVSIYSPENLEKSEKAKEGVRNADVIIVDVMIHELVDHLEKNIDVPKRRIYAVRASRDDESLKKRGIVFDDEVREFYHHLEPDNIRSLILKVANREFDRFILYEKPKPAPLLGMYHPDSPASFPDPDSYLAWYRGREGFRPEAPMIALLTYSPLIGSGQVDYIDQIIRKLEDSGFSVATAFGWDPEVLNKLMRDKSGKPYMDIVLAFSLKFQSALDESVFSNLKNLDVPIFNLLNVYYSTIKEWQTDPRGLTPIEVGWAVSNPELSGLIEPSAVSGKEKRIDEETGQTVFLHKAIADNLELIIPRIGNWLQLRRKPNAEKKVVILFYNNTPGKQNVGASYLNVFASLQEILDRLRKEGFAVGSRADLTSETIRDLILKTGRNIGNWAPGELDDMLRNENVVRVPVATYMKWFAALPEDFRKGVLDQWGEVDKSDLMIRSGEIIVPGIIVGNVMLMPEPSRGFTDDPMKLYHSPILYPHHQYVAAYLWMKHGFQADVQIHLGTHGTHEWLPGKQVALSTSCPPDVLITDIPSLYPYIVDDVGEGIQAKRRGRAVVVDHLIPAVKEGGLYQEYSKLYSMISQYYASRSTGAETAGVRLQSLVELIKKLGIDKDLGITEIGDEQLRSVENYLIEVQGNFMPYGLHTFGLSPDGEALSETVQFILKMHPKREGGDVSKRLSESGPMELDRLVAGLNGRYVPPGEGNDPFRNPNAIPTGKNFYGFDPAKIPSQAAYKLGVKAAEEIIDRSLKEKKKYPEKVAMVLWATETIRNEGINEATILHLMGMRPLWDSSDRIAGVEPIPGSLLKRPRIDVLINASGLYRDLFPNMFEYLDQAVQKAAVLTDIENLIRKNNDQIEDQLMQSGIPKEKASILSRMRIFSEMPGNYGNRVSELSSASGLWEKDDEIAKVFQQHTGYAYGQGKWGNQAQEALRENLKRSDVAVHSISSTVYGTMDNDDMFQYLGGLSLAISKERGEAPDTVVTLQQRPDDVKVESLGKTIGKELRTRYLNPKWIDGMKKEDYAGAREMSNFVDYMWGWQTTTPFAVDEAKWRETYEVYVEDKYKMDIKEFFNKTNPWAYQSIAARMLESIRKDYWRADDATKKKLAAEYAVNVVEQGIACCDHTCNNPMLNTMVMNIVSIPGVLSPEIVEKFRLAVEKAIKKTLDQQTTAMADIKQQVNEGFSKQAPAEAKEKQKKEADDKSKEDVEGYKMEEVNSQDKTTELPSSGAQWYAIVFSAAVIVLVGIGMIVRNRRSRNH; this comes from the coding sequence ATGGGTTCGAAGATGAGGGCTTTCATTGCAATGCAAGTGTGTCTGGCGGTAGGATTGTGCTCGCAGGTGTGCCATGCGAATCATATCGCCTTCCTCGTGTCGGATTCCGATACCTTGGTAGTCTCACAGGCCGTCCGTGGGGATGCGCTCCCGAAAACCCTGAAAGTGAGCATATACAGTCCGGAGAATCTCGAAAAAAGTGAAAAGGCGAAAGAAGGGGTTCGCAACGCTGACGTCATCATCGTAGATGTAATGATTCACGAGCTCGTCGATCACCTGGAGAAGAACATCGATGTCCCAAAGAGGCGTATCTACGCTGTAAGAGCTTCGAGAGACGATGAATCCCTCAAGAAACGAGGAATTGTCTTCGACGATGAAGTGAGGGAATTCTACCACCATCTGGAACCCGACAACATTCGCAGCCTTATCCTAAAGGTCGCCAATCGTGAATTCGATCGATTCATTCTGTATGAAAAGCCGAAGCCTGCACCGCTTCTCGGCATGTATCATCCTGACTCTCCTGCCTCGTTTCCCGATCCTGACAGTTACCTCGCGTGGTATCGCGGCCGCGAAGGTTTTCGTCCCGAGGCCCCGATGATTGCTCTTTTGACGTATTCCCCTCTCATCGGCTCGGGACAGGTAGATTACATCGACCAGATCATACGGAAGCTCGAGGATTCCGGCTTCAGTGTTGCCACTGCTTTCGGCTGGGACCCGGAGGTTCTGAACAAGCTCATGAGGGACAAGTCAGGCAAGCCCTATATGGATATTGTTCTGGCTTTTTCCTTGAAGTTTCAGTCAGCTCTGGATGAATCCGTATTCTCGAATCTCAAGAATCTCGACGTTCCGATTTTCAATCTTTTGAATGTCTATTACAGTACCATCAAAGAATGGCAGACAGATCCCCGCGGACTCACGCCGATCGAAGTCGGGTGGGCTGTCTCAAACCCCGAGCTTTCAGGGCTGATTGAGCCGAGCGCAGTGTCCGGCAAAGAAAAGCGAATAGACGAGGAAACCGGCCAAACAGTATTTCTCCACAAGGCGATCGCCGACAATCTGGAACTCATCATCCCGAGGATCGGAAACTGGCTGCAATTGAGGCGGAAACCGAACGCAGAGAAAAAAGTGGTCATTCTTTTCTACAACAATACTCCCGGGAAACAGAATGTAGGCGCAAGCTACTTGAATGTTTTTGCAAGCCTCCAGGAGATTCTCGACCGGTTACGGAAGGAAGGATTCGCGGTGGGCTCGAGGGCCGATCTCACCAGTGAGACGATTCGAGATCTCATCCTCAAGACAGGTAGGAACATCGGCAACTGGGCTCCAGGGGAACTCGACGATATGTTACGAAACGAAAACGTCGTTCGTGTGCCTGTCGCAACATATATGAAGTGGTTTGCAGCACTCCCGGAAGATTTCCGCAAGGGAGTCCTCGATCAATGGGGAGAAGTGGATAAGTCGGATCTCATGATCCGCAGCGGTGAAATCATAGTGCCCGGAATTATTGTCGGAAATGTGATGCTCATGCCTGAACCTTCACGCGGTTTCACCGACGACCCCATGAAATTGTATCATTCTCCGATCCTCTATCCTCATCATCAATACGTGGCGGCCTATCTCTGGATGAAACATGGTTTCCAAGCGGATGTCCAAATCCATTTGGGCACGCACGGAACCCACGAATGGCTGCCCGGAAAGCAGGTGGCCCTCAGCACCAGTTGTCCTCCGGACGTTCTGATTACCGACATCCCGAGTCTCTATCCGTACATCGTAGATGACGTTGGTGAAGGGATTCAGGCAAAGCGCCGCGGAAGAGCTGTCGTTGTGGATCATCTCATCCCTGCGGTAAAGGAGGGCGGCCTCTACCAGGAATACAGCAAGCTCTACAGCATGATAAGCCAGTACTACGCTTCGCGCTCCACGGGAGCAGAGACTGCTGGAGTAAGATTGCAGAGCCTGGTGGAGCTCATAAAAAAACTGGGCATTGATAAGGACTTGGGCATTACAGAGATCGGCGACGAGCAACTCCGCAGTGTCGAAAACTACCTTATTGAGGTTCAGGGCAATTTCATGCCGTACGGTCTCCACACTTTCGGTTTGTCTCCTGATGGTGAAGCTCTTTCCGAAACCGTCCAGTTCATTCTTAAGATGCATCCTAAACGCGAAGGTGGCGACGTTTCTAAAAGACTGTCCGAATCCGGCCCGATGGAGCTTGATAGATTGGTCGCGGGACTGAACGGCCGCTACGTTCCGCCGGGCGAAGGCAACGATCCTTTTCGCAATCCCAATGCTATTCCCACGGGCAAGAATTTCTACGGCTTCGATCCTGCAAAAATCCCTTCTCAAGCTGCATACAAATTGGGAGTCAAAGCAGCCGAGGAAATCATCGACCGAAGCCTGAAGGAAAAGAAGAAATATCCCGAGAAAGTGGCAATGGTGCTGTGGGCTACTGAAACCATCCGCAACGAAGGAATTAATGAAGCGACTATCCTGCACCTCATGGGTATGAGACCGCTTTGGGATAGTAGCGATCGTATTGCCGGGGTCGAGCCCATTCCCGGTTCACTCCTCAAAAGACCCCGCATTGACGTCCTGATAAATGCTTCGGGACTGTATAGAGACCTCTTTCCAAATATGTTCGAGTATCTGGATCAGGCCGTGCAAAAGGCAGCGGTGTTGACCGATATTGAGAACCTCATACGAAAGAACAACGACCAAATCGAAGATCAGTTGATGCAATCAGGTATTCCGAAGGAAAAAGCTTCCATCCTTTCGCGGATGCGTATTTTTTCAGAGATGCCGGGAAATTACGGCAACCGGGTGTCAGAGCTTTCGAGTGCTTCCGGACTCTGGGAAAAGGACGACGAGATTGCCAAAGTTTTTCAACAGCACACGGGATATGCGTACGGTCAGGGAAAATGGGGCAACCAGGCTCAAGAAGCGCTGCGAGAGAACCTCAAACGATCCGATGTGGCTGTTCATTCCATATCATCTACTGTTTACGGAACCATGGACAACGATGACATGTTCCAATATCTGGGGGGGCTTTCACTGGCCATCAGCAAGGAAAGAGGCGAGGCGCCCGACACCGTGGTGACTTTGCAACAACGCCCGGACGATGTAAAAGTGGAAAGTCTCGGGAAGACCATAGGCAAGGAGCTGCGCACGCGCTATCTCAATCCCAAGTGGATTGACGGTATGAAGAAGGAAGACTACGCAGGCGCGAGGGAAATGTCCAACTTCGTGGATTACATGTGGGGATGGCAAACAACGACTCCCTTTGCCGTTGATGAAGCCAAATGGCGCGAAACATATGAAGTGTACGTGGAAGACAAATACAAGATGGATATCAAAGAGTTCTTCAACAAAACCAATCCCTGGGCATACCAGTCCATTGCAGCCAGGATGTTGGAATCGATTCGCAAAGACTACTGGAGAGCGGACGATGCCACCAAGAAGAAGCTCGCAGCGGAATACGCGGTTAACGTTGTGGAGCAAGGAATCGCTTGCTGCGATCACACTTGTAATAATCCTATGCTCAATACTATGGTGATGAACATTGTTTCCATACCGGGTGTATTGTCTCCGGAAATTGTGGAAAAGTTCCGGCTCGCTGTGGAAAAGGCCATAAAGAAGACACTGGATCAACAAACTACGGCAATGGCTGACATAAAACAGCAGGTCAATGAGGGGTTTAGTAAACAAGCCCCTGCTGAAGCGAAAGAAAAGCAGAAGAAAGAGGCTGATGATAAGAGTAAAGAAGATGTGGAAGGGTACAAGATGGAAGAGGTGAATTCTCAGGACAAAACGACTGAATTACCTTCTTCAGGAGCCCAGTGGTACGCGATAGTCTTCTCTGCGGCCGTCATAGTGCTTGTCGGGATAGGCATGATCGTCCGGAATAGACGAAGCCGAAACCACTAG
- a CDS encoding adenosylcobinamide amidohydrolase encodes MHSILFSFKRMVPILLIVLLSVRSVCLAGSSSEITIIDSSGQTIRLKETPKRVVSLVPGATETFFALGAGDRIVGLTYHDTFPREANSKTIVGGFFDPVPELIEKLRPDIILLSQFQSKIRERFVGSGITLIEVDAHTIEDGFKTIELVGKVSGKTEEATAKIGKIRKQLDLVSRKVSRIPENKRKRVMRLMGSDGIMTPGDGSFQNEFIQLAGGIPPSFGKSGAVVRVTEEEWKKFNPQFIYYCGIEGRLFQKLFDKPGWKDVEAVKNSNYAHFPCDLTCRASVHMGDFVAWLAGVIYADELTNEDFDLSPDAVSQSRGITVDLPYVKAAQVIDASIHDFPTQTLLIDFTEPMSCVNSCAGSATRITTVGNHYFSAPLWTIGHSTSIDSLKNKVCTLSTRRPESTSLLYTGAKMDNLSIQRTDYKDMVVYALVTAGVETNAICSSVDEGKFYEPGTINIIILTNMRLTARAQARAIISATEAKSAALQDLDIRSSYSPRYQATGTGTDEVLVVEGRGKTVENTGGHSKLGELIAKGVYQGVKESISLQNGLSARRSVFQRLNERKIDLYGLVSECGRFSREDVSGIYAGLEKLLLNPSHAGFLESSFALGTACDSGLVCDIKAFQDICRHKCEEVAGCPVDTLIEFVPRDMASKPIRMAIDAFLNGLNKRKSASSKTSSVGGQGK; translated from the coding sequence ATGCATTCGATCCTATTTTCTTTCAAGAGAATGGTGCCGATACTATTGATTGTGCTTCTCTCTGTAAGAAGCGTCTGCCTTGCAGGCTCTTCGAGCGAGATCACCATAATCGATTCCAGCGGCCAAACAATACGTCTCAAGGAGACTCCCAAACGAGTCGTATCCCTGGTCCCCGGCGCTACAGAAACATTTTTTGCCCTTGGTGCAGGCGATCGGATTGTGGGCTTGACCTATCATGACACTTTTCCTCGAGAAGCGAACAGCAAGACTATCGTAGGAGGCTTTTTCGATCCGGTTCCCGAGCTGATCGAGAAGCTCAGACCTGACATAATTTTGCTTTCCCAATTTCAGAGCAAGATACGTGAGAGATTCGTCGGTTCCGGCATCACCTTGATAGAGGTGGATGCACACACAATCGAAGACGGTTTCAAGACGATCGAGCTCGTAGGGAAAGTCAGTGGCAAGACCGAAGAGGCTACGGCAAAGATCGGCAAGATACGAAAACAACTGGATCTAGTCTCTCGCAAGGTTTCGAGGATTCCGGAAAACAAACGCAAACGTGTCATGCGGCTCATGGGATCGGACGGGATTATGACGCCAGGAGACGGCTCTTTTCAAAATGAATTTATCCAGTTGGCAGGCGGAATACCGCCCTCGTTTGGCAAATCAGGAGCGGTCGTCCGGGTGACCGAAGAAGAATGGAAAAAGTTTAACCCCCAGTTTATCTACTACTGTGGAATCGAAGGGAGACTCTTTCAGAAACTTTTCGACAAACCCGGCTGGAAAGATGTGGAGGCAGTGAAGAACAGCAACTACGCCCACTTTCCTTGCGACTTGACCTGTCGAGCATCCGTGCACATGGGTGATTTTGTTGCATGGTTAGCCGGAGTAATTTATGCGGATGAGTTGACTAACGAAGATTTTGACTTGTCTCCGGACGCGGTGTCACAGTCTCGTGGGATCACGGTCGATCTCCCTTATGTGAAGGCAGCTCAAGTGATTGACGCCAGCATCCATGATTTTCCGACTCAAACCCTCCTGATCGACTTCACGGAGCCAATGAGCTGCGTAAACTCATGTGCAGGAAGCGCTACAAGAATAACTACGGTTGGGAATCACTACTTCTCCGCACCTCTTTGGACTATCGGACACAGTACTTCTATCGATTCTCTCAAGAACAAAGTCTGCACCCTCAGTACACGGCGCCCTGAAAGCACTTCGCTCCTGTACACAGGCGCGAAAATGGACAACCTATCGATACAGAGGACTGATTATAAAGACATGGTCGTCTATGCGCTGGTCACTGCGGGAGTTGAAACCAATGCTATCTGTTCGTCCGTCGATGAAGGAAAATTCTATGAGCCCGGGACAATCAATATCATCATCCTCACGAACATGCGACTCACGGCAAGGGCTCAGGCCCGAGCAATAATAAGCGCAACAGAAGCGAAATCAGCAGCCCTCCAGGATCTCGACATCCGCAGCAGCTATTCTCCGCGGTATCAGGCTACAGGAACCGGAACGGACGAGGTGTTGGTTGTGGAAGGTCGTGGGAAAACAGTCGAAAACACTGGCGGCCACTCCAAGTTGGGAGAGCTGATTGCCAAAGGAGTATATCAGGGCGTCAAGGAGAGTATTTCCTTGCAGAACGGTCTGTCAGCCCGCCGAAGCGTCTTTCAACGACTCAACGAACGTAAAATTGATCTGTACGGACTGGTAAGCGAATGCGGCAGGTTTTCTCGAGAAGATGTTTCAGGCATATACGCAGGATTGGAGAAACTGCTGTTAAATCCTTCGCATGCAGGGTTCCTGGAGTCATCATTCGCTCTTGGCACTGCCTGTGATAGCGGTCTGGTTTGCGACATCAAGGCTTTCCAGGACATTTGCAGACACAAATGCGAAGAAGTTGCAGGTTGCCCGGTGGACACCCTGATCGAGTTTGTTCCCCGTGACATGGCCTCCAAGCCTATCCGCATGGCTATTGACGCTTTTCTGAACGGTCTTAACAAGCGGAAATCTGCATCCTCCAAAACTTCTTCTGTTGGGGGGCAAGGGAAATAA
- a CDS encoding DUF2149 domain-containing protein, translating to MRYMNRHTLAGEDDLGDDDPLTGVANLFDLSVVFIVGLIVTVFSTFQLLDLFNEKSDMTVIKKTSSDNLQIISKKGKKIKAMEVTKAKAKGGGERLGTAYRLEDGTMVYVPD from the coding sequence ATGAGGTACATGAACCGTCATACATTGGCAGGTGAAGACGACCTTGGTGATGACGATCCGTTGACCGGAGTGGCGAACCTCTTCGACTTATCGGTAGTGTTCATTGTTGGGCTGATAGTGACTGTGTTTTCGACCTTCCAGCTCCTGGATTTGTTCAATGAGAAATCCGACATGACTGTCATCAAAAAGACCTCCTCGGACAATCTTCAGATTATCTCGAAAAAAGGCAAGAAGATCAAAGCTATGGAAGTGACGAAAGCTAAAGCCAAAGGAGGGGGCGAGCGGCTGGGGACCGCATATCGTCTGGAAGACGGCACGATGGTGTACGTTCCGGACTAA
- a CDS encoding MotA/TolQ/ExbB proton channel family protein — translation MNIGALLQSFIYLVSSTLLYPALFLESVLVLCILIFAGNFFAEWLERARLKKVTSLELTQLALTSNTERVSSHTVQSYLKALAPLLEKADSRTEAVIESLLQENISELWKSSDHLRMLIRIGPGIGLIGTLIPMSTGLAALSQGDMSKLASELVLAFTTTVVGLAIGTSAYFLYWKKRRWIEQDVRRMEFLTEILMENRNKEVPRI, via the coding sequence TTGAATATTGGTGCTCTTCTCCAGAGCTTCATCTATCTGGTTTCAAGCACACTCCTGTATCCGGCGCTTTTCCTGGAGAGTGTGCTCGTTTTATGCATTCTTATCTTTGCCGGGAATTTCTTTGCCGAATGGCTCGAGAGGGCGAGGTTGAAGAAAGTCACTTCACTGGAATTGACGCAATTGGCCCTTACGTCAAACACTGAGAGAGTGTCCTCGCACACTGTTCAGTCCTATCTCAAGGCACTTGCGCCTTTGCTGGAGAAAGCGGATTCTAGAACAGAAGCCGTCATTGAAAGCCTTTTACAAGAGAATATCTCAGAGCTCTGGAAATCTTCAGATCACTTGAGAATGCTTATCCGCATCGGTCCGGGAATCGGTTTGATCGGAACACTTATCCCAATGAGCACTGGATTGGCCGCTCTAAGTCAGGGTGATATGTCAAAGCTGGCCTCGGAATTGGTTCTGGCATTCACCACGACTGTAGTCGGGCTGGCTATCGGGACATCCGCCTATTTCTTGTACTGGAAGAAGCGACGCTGGATAGAGCAGGATGTGCGCCGCATGGAATTCCTCACGGAGATTCTCATGGAAAACCGCAATAAGGAAGTGCCAAGAATATGA
- a CDS encoding DUF2162 domain-containing protein, with amino-acid sequence MPEFKSLLLGLVFALGMFSVKSGCGISYLLSVRATFAGKAAVFAAITVTYFGLFLGSWYVSSTIDLVSRFNSLKNLFGSGMVLHVLMAGGTLLWAVSLLRTDEARHAKSLGWLALVVPCPVCASVIFFITGFLVAFFPDNSFSAMMGAYGIYLVITLVTILLVSLSSSLTETTPERTLGLAMLFVSAYFLVSILVAPHFGELERIYRIARYTAKGSGGNINETVSVGFILVVAFATGFVLRRIGRRR; translated from the coding sequence ATGCCGGAATTCAAAAGCCTCCTACTAGGACTTGTATTTGCGCTCGGAATGTTTTCCGTCAAGAGTGGCTGCGGAATTTCCTACCTTCTATCCGTTCGAGCCACCTTTGCAGGAAAAGCTGCGGTTTTTGCAGCCATCACCGTAACCTATTTCGGTCTGTTTCTGGGCTCGTGGTATGTCTCCAGTACAATCGATTTGGTCAGTCGTTTCAATAGCCTCAAGAACCTCTTTGGATCAGGCATGGTTCTCCATGTGCTGATGGCAGGAGGAACTCTCCTCTGGGCGGTCTCTCTTCTCAGGACCGATGAAGCTCGACACGCGAAGAGTCTCGGGTGGCTTGCTCTCGTTGTTCCCTGTCCTGTTTGTGCGTCGGTCATATTCTTTATTACCGGTTTTCTTGTGGCCTTTTTTCCGGATAACTCGTTTTCTGCCATGATGGGAGCCTATGGAATCTACCTGGTTATCACGTTAGTGACGATCCTTCTTGTCTCCCTATCGAGCTCGCTGACAGAGACAACCCCTGAAAGGACTCTCGGACTGGCCATGTTGTTTGTGTCAGCATACTTTCTGGTGTCAATCCTAGTGGCGCCCCATTTCGGGGAGTTGGAAAGAATATATCGGATTGCCCGTTACACTGCAAAAGGGTCCGGGGGGAATATCAACGAAACCGTGTCTGTAGGGTTCATATTGGTAGTAGCGTTCGCAACCGGTTTTGTCCTCAGAAGGATTGGAAGAAGGAGGTAG